Proteins co-encoded in one uncultured Draconibacterium sp. genomic window:
- a CDS encoding tetratricopeptide repeat protein encodes MKRIFIKGLGIASFSLSLLSCSGPKQVTEQQVAKAAVNTPTTELVDQKQMEFEYLFVEALKQKMFGNAQKAIQLLSSCLEMDPNSSSAMYELANIHAANNDFTSASLLLEKAISINPDNKWYKLLLAQIYQQTRKYSEAADLYAVLVEKEPENLEYIYMNAALLATAQRYDEAIAAYDRMEKETGVNEQISVAKQQIYVSTGQIDKAFEEINKLIENDPNEAKYYGLLADLYQSQGDSENALANYKKIQKMDPENGFVHFSLANYYLENGDVEKSFEETKAGFESDAVDIQTKMQLYMMLTSNPAQSHLNEQQRDELIAILLKKHPDESLVHTIHAESLLKENKLAEGREALLKAVEIEPNDYMVWERIMYIDNDLQQWDKLYEHTGQIIELFPNQPQGYFFKTIACVQLEKFDETIELCKEGLDYVVDNPQLEANFLMLKGEAIYKKGNKTEAFKIFDKAVQVDPENYLTLNNYAYYLSVAGIELDKAERMSGKVVERFPDNATYLDTHAWVLFKKGEYTLAKFYMDSAMKNSEDESDTLLEHYGDILYKTGKVDEAVEYWKKAKASGSESETLDRKIVEKKYIEE; translated from the coding sequence ATGAAGAGAATTTTTATAAAAGGACTTGGTATTGCATCTTTTTCGCTGAGTTTACTGTCTTGTTCAGGACCAAAACAGGTTACCGAACAGCAGGTGGCAAAAGCTGCAGTAAATACACCCACTACAGAATTAGTAGATCAAAAACAAATGGAGTTTGAGTACCTTTTTGTGGAGGCGCTAAAACAGAAAATGTTTGGTAACGCACAAAAAGCTATTCAGTTGTTGTCGAGTTGTTTGGAGATGGATCCTAACTCGTCGTCGGCCATGTACGAACTGGCAAATATTCATGCTGCCAATAACGATTTTACCAGTGCTTCTTTGCTACTGGAAAAAGCAATCAGCATAAATCCCGATAACAAGTGGTACAAACTGTTGCTGGCACAAATATATCAGCAAACACGAAAATATTCCGAGGCAGCCGATCTTTATGCCGTTTTGGTAGAAAAGGAGCCGGAAAATCTGGAATATATTTACATGAATGCTGCCTTGCTGGCCACTGCACAACGTTACGACGAAGCTATTGCTGCTTATGATCGTATGGAAAAAGAAACCGGCGTTAACGAGCAGATATCGGTAGCCAAACAGCAAATTTATGTGTCAACAGGGCAGATTGACAAGGCGTTTGAAGAGATCAATAAACTGATTGAAAACGATCCGAACGAAGCAAAATATTACGGTTTGCTGGCCGATTTGTATCAGAGTCAGGGCGATTCGGAAAATGCGTTAGCCAACTACAAAAAGATCCAGAAAATGGATCCGGAAAATGGTTTTGTACACTTTTCGCTGGCCAATTATTACCTTGAAAATGGTGATGTTGAAAAATCGTTCGAAGAAACAAAAGCTGGTTTTGAAAGCGATGCAGTTGATATTCAAACAAAAATGCAACTGTACATGATGTTAACGTCAAACCCGGCTCAATCGCATCTTAACGAACAACAACGCGATGAACTGATTGCTATTTTGCTCAAAAAACATCCCGATGAATCGTTGGTACATACCATTCATGCTGAATCGCTTCTTAAAGAAAATAAGCTGGCCGAAGGACGCGAAGCCTTGTTAAAAGCCGTTGAAATAGAACCCAACGATTATATGGTTTGGGAACGGATTATGTACATAGACAACGACCTGCAACAGTGGGATAAATTGTACGAACATACCGGACAAATCATCGAATTATTTCCGAATCAACCGCAGGGTTATTTCTTTAAAACCATTGCTTGTGTTCAGTTAGAAAAATTCGACGAAACCATTGAACTATGCAAAGAAGGATTGGATTATGTGGTTGACAATCCACAACTGGAAGCCAACTTTTTAATGCTAAAAGGCGAGGCTATTTACAAAAAGGGAAACAAAACCGAAGCTTTCAAAATATTTGATAAAGCCGTTCAGGTTGATCCTGAAAATTACCTGACGCTGAACAATTACGCGTACTATTTATCGGTTGCCGGTATTGAACTCGACAAAGCCGAGCGTATGAGTGGTAAAGTGGTCGAACGTTTTCCGGATAATGCAACTTACCTCGATACCCATGCCTGGGTGTTGTTTAAAAAAGGTGAATATACGCTGGCTAAATTTTACATGGATTCGGCCATGAAAAACAGCGAGGACGAAAGTGATACTTTACTGGAACACTATGGCGATATTCTATACAAAACCGGCAAGGTTGACGAAGCTGTAGAGTACTGGAAAAAAGCAAAAGCGAGTGGCAGCGAGTCGGAAACTTTGGACCGCAAAATTGTAGAGAAAAAATACATTGAAGAGTAG
- the dut gene encoding dUTP diphosphatase, whose amino-acid sequence MQVKIVNKSKNELPAYSTAFSAGMDLRANLDESVVLKPLERKLIPTGLFIELPQGYEAQIRPRSGLALKKGITLLNTPGTIDADYRGEIGVILINLSQEDFVVKNGERICQMVVAAHETVEWDLVEVLEETERGAGGFGHTGKH is encoded by the coding sequence ATGCAGGTTAAAATCGTTAATAAATCAAAGAATGAACTACCGGCCTACAGTACAGCATTTTCGGCAGGGATGGACTTACGCGCAAACCTTGATGAATCCGTGGTTTTAAAACCGCTTGAACGGAAATTAATACCAACCGGATTATTCATCGAATTGCCACAGGGCTACGAAGCTCAGATTCGTCCGCGTAGTGGTTTGGCTTTGAAAAAAGGAATTACACTTTTAAATACTCCCGGAACTATTGATGCCGATTATCGTGGAGAAATTGGTGTTATTCTCATCAACTTGTCGCAGGAAGATTTTGTTGTAAAGAATGGAGAACGCATTTGCCAAATGGTTGTTGCCGCACACGAAACTGTGGAATGGGATTTGGTAGAAGTGCTGGAAGAAACAGAAAGAGGAGCGGGTGGTTTTGGCCACACCGGAAAACATTAA
- the hemW gene encoding radical SAM family heme chaperone HemW, with protein MAGIYIHIPFCRQKCYYCDFYKTVNTSLQHDFIGALKNEAKVRKNYLNDETVDTIYFGGGTPSVLTAPEIAEILAVLNDEFKVNSDAEITFEANPDDLSNDYLKALKKEGINRLSIGIQAFQNRHLEKMNRRHNAAQAVEAIENAEKNGFSNLSADLIYGLPYLTPKEWEESLNQMFSLPVKHLSAYHLTYHEGTAFYTWLKKGTLKELKETESIAQFNTLVDMSLANGFEHYEISNLAKDQLYSRHNTAYWMGKKYLGLGPSAHSFDGVSRRWNNSSVEAYIKALSNNQTYFEEEKLSENDQYNEYILTRIRTKWGVSETELEQRFGCEKASYFSRQLAKYNDTGVLKINDEIITLTRKGLFVSDEIMTDLMII; from the coding sequence ATGGCGGGTATTTACATTCATATTCCTTTTTGTCGTCAGAAATGTTATTACTGCGATTTCTATAAAACAGTAAATACTTCGCTACAGCACGATTTTATCGGTGCCCTGAAAAACGAGGCTAAAGTACGTAAAAACTACCTTAACGACGAAACGGTTGATACCATATATTTTGGTGGCGGAACACCATCGGTGCTTACAGCTCCGGAAATTGCCGAAATACTGGCTGTTCTGAATGATGAATTTAAAGTTAATTCGGATGCCGAAATAACTTTTGAAGCCAATCCGGACGACTTAAGCAATGATTACCTAAAAGCCTTAAAAAAGGAAGGAATAAATCGTTTAAGTATCGGAATTCAGGCCTTTCAAAACCGGCATTTGGAAAAAATGAACCGCCGGCACAACGCCGCTCAGGCTGTTGAAGCCATTGAAAATGCAGAAAAAAATGGTTTCTCGAATTTAAGTGCTGATCTCATTTATGGTCTCCCCTATTTAACGCCAAAAGAATGGGAAGAAAGTCTGAACCAAATGTTCAGTCTTCCGGTAAAACATTTGTCGGCTTACCATTTAACTTACCACGAAGGAACTGCTTTTTACACTTGGCTGAAGAAAGGAACTTTAAAAGAGCTGAAAGAAACAGAAAGTATTGCGCAGTTTAATACCTTGGTTGACATGTCGCTGGCCAATGGTTTCGAGCATTACGAAATTTCAAACCTTGCAAAAGACCAACTTTATTCGCGCCACAACACAGCTTATTGGATGGGTAAGAAATACCTGGGACTAGGACCGTCGGCACATTCGTTCGATGGTGTTTCGCGCCGCTGGAACAACTCCAGTGTTGAGGCTTACATAAAAGCACTGTCTAACAATCAAACGTATTTCGAGGAAGAAAAATTAAGCGAAAACGACCAGTACAACGAATACATATTAACCCGGATTCGTACTAAATGGGGAGTATCAGAAACGGAATTAGAGCAACGTTTTGGCTGCGAAAAGGCAAGCTATTTTTCCCGTCAGTTAGCCAAATATAACGATACAGGCGTGCTGAAAATCAATGACGAAATCATTACGCTAACCCGAAAAGGGCTTTTTGTTTCCGACGAGATCATGACCGACCTCATGATTATATAA
- a CDS encoding VanZ family protein: protein MKIDPYWRLAIWFIIMLYLLFIPANQLPNKPFLQIPNFDKIVHFGMFFILCMLSFRPVKQFTPNFYFWTPLLTLVAAIILEYVQQKISPSRHSDIYDLWANAAGLSFATFFYALFVNKKWLERIF, encoded by the coding sequence ATGAAGATAGATCCCTACTGGAGACTTGCAATTTGGTTTATTATAATGCTTTATCTGCTTTTTATACCAGCAAACCAACTACCAAACAAACCATTTTTACAAATTCCTAATTTCGATAAAATCGTTCATTTCGGGATGTTTTTTATCCTTTGTATGCTAAGCTTCAGGCCGGTAAAACAGTTTACGCCAAACTTCTATTTCTGGACACCGCTACTAACACTTGTTGCTGCCATTATACTTGAATACGTTCAGCAAAAAATATCGCCAAGCCGCCACAGCGATATATACGACCTGTGGGCCAATGCTGCCGGTTTATCGTTTGCCACCTTTTTTTACGCCCTGTTTGTAAATAAAAAGTGGCTGGAACGCATTTTCTGA
- a CDS encoding Rrf2 family transcriptional regulator, whose product MLSNTCKYALRALIYLGKFSKEDKRVGIKKISEDLGLSSPFLGKILQNLVKQKLLVSTKGPNGGFSLSRDASEISLWDIVIKVDGEEFFTNCLISLEPCKTHDPSKPLCPVHAQYEKLRQDISQFYKTTSLETVGKDIDKYEDLVKL is encoded by the coding sequence ATGCTATCGAATACATGTAAATATGCACTCAGAGCGTTGATTTATCTAGGTAAATTTTCGAAAGAAGACAAACGTGTTGGAATTAAAAAGATTTCGGAAGATTTAGGTTTATCGTCACCGTTTTTAGGAAAAATCCTGCAAAATCTGGTAAAACAAAAATTACTGGTTTCTACAAAAGGACCAAATGGTGGTTTTTCACTTTCGCGCGATGCGTCTGAAATTTCGTTGTGGGACATTGTTATAAAAGTTGACGGCGAAGAGTTTTTTACGAACTGCCTGATTAGTTTAGAGCCGTGTAAAACGCACGATCCGTCGAAACCACTTTGTCCGGTACACGCACAATACGAAAAGTTACGTCAGGATATTTCGCAGTTTTACAAAACCACTTCATTAGAAACGGTTGGAAAAGACATTGACAAATACGAAGATCTGGTAAAACTCTAA
- a CDS encoding lactate utilization protein B has protein sequence MTTHKKIFLKDSKIAFDKKHRKTLNFNISKYDEAVAKGKLRYRNMDLAKHRASYLKKKVVANLAHYLETFETNAKANGIDVVWARDSKEAVSEIIKILTENEAKLLVKSKSMISEEIELNENLEKAGFEPVETDLGEFVVQVAGEKPYHILTPAMHKSKEDVAELFHEKFETPEDSTPTELTLFVRKVLREKFTSAEVGVTGANFLVADVGGVALTENEGNGFMSVAFPKVHIVIAGIEKLIPSIDDLQLMFPLLSALGTGQQVTVYNSLITGPKRVDEANGPEKMVVVLLDNNRTKIAAEPKHVDALKCIRCGACLNVCPIYKNVGGYTYNTTYSGPIGSVITPFMKGFDKYNHLSFACTVCGACTDVCPVKVPLHDLLLLNRKIAVDENHGTFAWNKGMKAYEWAFKKRKNLDRVNGKVKNTLLKANKNVLGKQKKFPAFAEQSYSKTILNLK, from the coding sequence ATGACAACGCATAAAAAAATATTTCTGAAGGATTCAAAAATTGCTTTTGATAAAAAACACCGTAAGACCTTAAATTTTAATATTTCGAAATACGATGAAGCTGTTGCCAAAGGCAAACTTCGTTATCGGAATATGGATTTGGCGAAACACCGTGCTTCTTATCTGAAAAAGAAAGTAGTTGCTAATCTTGCGCACTATCTCGAAACATTTGAAACAAATGCCAAAGCCAATGGAATTGATGTGGTTTGGGCACGCGACAGCAAAGAGGCTGTTTCGGAAATCATAAAAATTCTGACCGAAAATGAGGCAAAGCTTTTGGTAAAAAGCAAGTCTATGATTTCGGAAGAAATTGAATTAAACGAAAATCTTGAAAAGGCAGGTTTTGAGCCCGTTGAAACCGATTTGGGCGAGTTTGTCGTTCAGGTAGCTGGTGAAAAACCGTACCATATTTTAACACCGGCAATGCACAAATCGAAAGAAGATGTTGCCGAACTTTTTCATGAAAAATTTGAAACTCCCGAGGATTCTACACCAACAGAATTAACCCTTTTTGTGCGAAAAGTATTGCGCGAAAAATTCACTTCGGCCGAGGTGGGTGTTACGGGCGCTAATTTTTTGGTGGCCGATGTTGGTGGAGTGGCGCTTACCGAAAACGAAGGAAACGGTTTTATGTCGGTTGCTTTTCCGAAAGTACATATTGTAATTGCCGGTATTGAAAAACTGATTCCGTCGATCGACGATTTACAGCTGATGTTTCCCTTGCTTTCAGCCTTGGGAACCGGACAGCAGGTAACGGTGTATAATTCGTTAATTACCGGCCCAAAACGAGTTGATGAAGCCAATGGACCGGAGAAAATGGTGGTCGTTCTGCTCGATAATAACCGCACAAAAATTGCCGCCGAACCAAAACATGTCGATGCGTTGAAATGTATTCGCTGCGGTGCTTGTTTAAACGTCTGCCCTATTTACAAAAACGTTGGCGGATACACTTATAACACCACTTACAGTGGCCCAATCGGATCGGTAATTACGCCTTTTATGAAAGGCTTTGATAAATATAATCACTTAAGTTTTGCCTGCACGGTTTGCGGGGCTTGCACCGATGTTTGCCCGGTAAAAGTTCCGCTGCACGATTTGTTACTTTTAAACCGAAAAATTGCCGTTGACGAAAACCACGGAACTTTTGCCTGGAACAAGGGAATGAAAGCTTATGAATGGGCATTTAAAAAACGAAAAAACCTTGATAGGGTGAACGGAAAAGTGAAAAATACACTGTTAAAAGCCAATAAAAATGTATTGGGAAAACAAAAGAAATTTCCTGCTTTTGCAGAACAATCATACAGTAAAACAATCTTAAATTTAAAATAG
- the rpiB gene encoding ribose 5-phosphate isomerase B translates to MKNLEGKVIALASDHAGFAKKQVIIKFLSDNNIAFKDFGCYTDESVDYPIYAHKMGEAIESGEYEIGITFCGSGQGISIAANKHQGVRSAVCWKEEIAALARQHNNANVCAVPGRFVSDEEAIAIVSTFLNEDFEGGRHAKRVDLIPVKK, encoded by the coding sequence ATGAAGAATTTAGAGGGAAAAGTAATAGCATTGGCAAGCGATCATGCCGGTTTTGCTAAAAAGCAGGTGATTATTAAATTTTTGAGCGATAATAATATTGCTTTCAAAGATTTTGGATGTTACACCGACGAAAGCGTAGACTACCCGATTTATGCTCATAAAATGGGTGAAGCAATTGAAAGCGGTGAATACGAAATTGGTATAACTTTTTGCGGAAGTGGCCAGGGAATTAGCATTGCAGCAAACAAGCATCAGGGCGTGCGTTCTGCAGTTTGCTGGAAAGAAGAAATTGCTGCACTGGCGCGTCAGCACAACAATGCAAATGTGTGTGCAGTGCCAGGTCGTTTTGTGAGTGATGAAGAAGCCATTGCTATTGTTTCAACTTTTCTGAATGAAGATTTTGAAGGCGGACGACACGCTAAGAGAGTGGATCTGATTCCTGTAAAGAAATAA
- a CDS encoding polysaccharide biosynthesis C-terminal domain-containing protein — MNPFKKLASDTAIYGVSSIVGRFLNWWLVPYYSFMFLPGEYGVVTNMYAYVAFLLVLLTYGMETSYFRFASKSDDPEKVYSTSMVSLFFTTFSFVLLAAAFRNEIAGWIQYPNHPEYILWFAIILGVDAFTAIPFARLRLKNRPIKFAFIKLVNIGFNIGFNLFFISLCPRILANNPDSIISTIYSADIGVGYVFISNLLASLITLVLLLPEIFRISLQFDRKLLKQMLSYGFPILIVGLTGMINQNIDKVLIPFLVPENQDPMFQLGIYGANYKLAVLMNMFIQAFRYAFEPFFFAREGSKDDPKIYAVVMKYFVIFGLIIFIGMVLFIDVLKGIVDTQYHEGLKVVPIVLMANLFYGMYFTLSLWYKLTDKTRYGAYMALIGATITLVLNLALVPVMGYMGSAIAVFVCFLVMLLISYFLGQKHFPVPYDLKRIGSYFLAAMVIVGIAQFTLDLQVIIRYSINVVLTLAFIVLVFKWEINELKRFIPFINKS, encoded by the coding sequence TTGAATCCTTTTAAGAAATTAGCAAGCGATACGGCTATTTATGGGGTTAGCAGCATTGTGGGCCGCTTTTTAAACTGGTGGCTTGTCCCCTATTATTCGTTTATGTTTTTGCCGGGCGAATACGGTGTGGTAACCAATATGTACGCTTATGTGGCATTTTTACTGGTGTTGCTTACCTACGGAATGGAAACCTCCTATTTCCGTTTTGCCTCAAAAAGCGACGACCCGGAAAAGGTGTATTCCACATCGATGGTATCCTTGTTTTTTACCACTTTTTCGTTTGTATTGCTGGCAGCAGCCTTCCGGAATGAAATAGCCGGCTGGATTCAATATCCGAATCACCCTGAATATATTTTGTGGTTTGCCATAATTTTAGGTGTTGATGCGTTTACTGCCATACCTTTTGCACGGCTACGTTTAAAGAACCGGCCCATAAAATTTGCCTTTATCAAATTGGTGAATATTGGTTTTAATATTGGTTTTAACCTGTTCTTTATTTCGTTGTGCCCACGAATTTTAGCCAATAATCCAGACTCAATAATATCAACTATTTATTCAGCGGATATTGGTGTAGGTTATGTGTTTATTTCCAATTTACTGGCTTCGCTGATTACCCTGGTTTTACTGCTTCCCGAGATCTTTAGAATATCCTTACAGTTTGACAGGAAATTACTGAAACAAATGTTGAGTTACGGTTTTCCCATCCTGATTGTTGGATTAACGGGGATGATCAATCAGAATATCGATAAAGTGTTGATTCCGTTTTTAGTACCCGAAAATCAGGATCCGATGTTTCAGCTCGGAATTTACGGTGCCAACTACAAACTGGCGGTGCTTATGAATATGTTTATTCAGGCGTTTCGTTATGCATTCGAACCTTTCTTTTTTGCCCGCGAAGGATCAAAAGACGACCCTAAAATATATGCCGTTGTAATGAAATATTTTGTCATTTTCGGACTCATCATTTTCATTGGAATGGTATTGTTTATTGATGTGCTTAAAGGTATTGTTGATACACAGTATCACGAGGGATTAAAAGTGGTGCCCATTGTGTTAATGGCCAATCTGTTTTACGGAATGTATTTCACTTTGTCGCTTTGGTACAAACTAACCGACAAAACGCGCTACGGCGCTTATATGGCTTTAATTGGTGCCACAATAACATTGGTTTTAAACCTTGCTCTGGTTCCGGTAATGGGTTATATGGGGTCGGCAATTGCAGTGTTTGTTTGCTTTTTGGTTATGCTGCTTATCTCCTATTTTTTGGGGCAAAAACATTTTCCGGTGCCGTATGATCTTAAACGAATTGGCAGTTATTTTCTGGCCGCTATGGTTATTGTGGGCATCGCTCAATTTACGCTCGATTTACAGGTAATAATCAGATATTCTATCAATGTAGTTTTAACACTGGCTTTTATTGTGCTTGTTTTTAAATGGGAAATAAACGAGCTTAAGCGATTTATTCCCTTTATAAATAAGTCGTAA
- a CDS encoding glutaminyl-peptide cyclotransferase, which yields MKQNLFPIVLIFCLLVSFFSCSNKSNKRPRKPVSSISIKPSKQLYTSGDKVTLDIKTRLRDGDLKSVKVYYEGQLIKESTDLKFEVTDIELDHVGNTSFKVDAEKTDGLKNSRTKTINVISEIAPKQLTYQVIEKYPHLKTSYTQGLEYYNGYLYEGTGETGHSKLMKIDIKTGKPLQSIDMDDKYFGEGITILNNKIYQLTYHAQKGFVYDLETFAVIDSFTYKSEQGWGLTNDGTNLIMSDGTNILTWLNPDDFSIVKTIQVANNRGNMNVLNELEYIDGIIYANIYTTNYIVKIDAQTGKVLEEINMEGLIDMYHRPNDRIDVLNGIAYDAKNNRMFVTGKLWPMLFEVKFIEQ from the coding sequence ATGAAGCAAAACCTTTTCCCAATAGTACTAATATTTTGTTTGCTTGTGAGCTTTTTTTCGTGCTCCAATAAATCGAATAAACGCCCACGTAAGCCAGTGAGCAGTATAAGTATTAAACCGTCCAAACAACTATATACTTCAGGCGATAAAGTGACTTTAGATATTAAAACCCGGTTGCGCGATGGCGATTTAAAATCAGTAAAAGTTTATTACGAAGGCCAGTTAATAAAAGAAAGCACCGACCTTAAATTTGAAGTTACTGACATTGAACTGGATCACGTGGGAAACACCAGTTTTAAAGTAGATGCTGAAAAAACCGACGGATTAAAAAACAGCCGAACAAAAACAATTAATGTAATTTCTGAAATAGCTCCAAAACAACTGACTTACCAGGTGATTGAAAAATACCCGCATTTAAAAACTTCGTACACCCAGGGATTGGAATACTACAACGGTTATTTGTACGAAGGAACAGGTGAAACCGGCCATTCGAAACTGATGAAAATTGATATAAAAACCGGGAAACCTCTTCAATCCATTGATATGGACGACAAATATTTTGGAGAAGGAATTACTATTTTAAATAACAAAATTTATCAGTTAACTTATCATGCACAAAAAGGTTTTGTTTACGACCTTGAAACCTTTGCTGTAATCGATAGTTTTACCTATAAATCAGAACAGGGATGGGGATTAACAAACGACGGTACTAACCTGATAATGAGCGACGGAACCAATATTTTAACATGGTTGAATCCCGATGATTTTTCGATAGTAAAAACAATTCAGGTGGCCAATAACCGTGGAAATATGAATGTTCTGAACGAGCTGGAATACATCGACGGAATTATTTACGCCAATATTTATACCACCAACTATATTGTTAAAATTGATGCCCAAACTGGTAAAGTTCTGGAAGAAATAAATATGGAAGGTTTAATCGACATGTATCATCGCCCAAACGACCGGATAGATGTGTTAAACGGAATTGCTTACGATGCTAAAAACAACCGCATGTTTGTTACCGGAAAACTGTGGCCCATGTTATTCGAAGTGAAGTTTATAGAACAGTAA
- the ruvB gene encoding Holliday junction branch migration DNA helicase RuvB has protein sequence MEDGLDIRGNSYTDTEKELDKRLRPLQFDDFSGQKQIVENLEIFVKAALMRGEALDHVLLHGPPGLGKTTLSNIIANELGVGIKITSGPVLDKPGDLAGLLTNLEENDVLFIDEIHRLSPIVEEYLYSAMEDFRIDIMIDKGPSARSVQIELNSFTLIGATTRSGLLTSPLRARFGINSHLEYYDGDILTQIVKRSAGILNVEISDEAAHEIAFRSRGTPRIVNSLLRRVRDFAQVKGDGRIDMDITRHSLAALNIDKYGLDEMDNRILRAIIDKFKGGPVGITTIATAVGEDSGTIEEVYEPFLIKEGFIKRTPRGREVTDLAYKHLGRVRYGDSPSLF, from the coding sequence ATGGAAGATGGTTTAGATATTAGAGGAAATTCATATACGGATACCGAAAAAGAGCTGGATAAGCGTTTACGCCCCTTACAATTTGATGATTTTAGCGGGCAAAAGCAGATTGTTGAAAACCTTGAGATTTTTGTAAAGGCAGCATTAATGCGTGGCGAAGCTTTGGATCATGTTTTATTGCATGGTCCTCCTGGACTGGGAAAAACAACTTTGTCGAATATCATCGCCAACGAATTGGGAGTGGGGATAAAAATTACTTCAGGACCGGTATTGGATAAACCAGGTGATTTAGCCGGTTTATTAACCAATCTCGAAGAAAACGATGTGTTGTTCATTGACGAAATCCATCGCCTCTCCCCTATTGTTGAAGAATATTTGTATTCGGCTATGGAAGATTTTCGTATCGATATAATGATCGACAAAGGTCCGAGTGCACGTTCGGTACAAATCGAGCTGAATTCGTTTACGCTAATTGGAGCTACTACCCGGTCGGGATTATTAACCTCGCCATTGCGGGCACGTTTTGGTATTAATTCCCACCTGGAGTATTATGACGGCGATATTTTAACGCAAATAGTTAAAAGGTCGGCTGGTATATTAAACGTAGAGATAAGCGACGAGGCGGCTCATGAGATAGCTTTCAGGAGCCGTGGCACTCCACGAATAGTAAATTCATTGCTGCGTCGTGTGCGCGACTTTGCCCAGGTAAAAGGAGACGGACGAATTGATATGGATATTACCCGTCATTCACTGGCTGCTTTAAACATCGATAAATACGGATTGGACGAAATGGATAATCGTATTTTACGGGCTATTATAGATAAATTTAAAGGCGGACCGGTGGGAATAACAACCATTGCAACGGCTGTTGGCGAAGATTCCGGAACCATTGAAGAGGTGTACGAACCGTTTTTAATTAAAGAAGGTTTTATAAAACGAACTCCGCGCGGAAGAGAAGTTACCGATTTGGCCTATAAACATTTAGGCCGCGTTCGATACGGCGACTCCCCTAGTCTTTTTTAA
- a CDS encoding response regulator — protein sequence MDILLVEDNLLNQKVVIFNLKKYNFNVTAVTNGPDAIENVMQNTYDLVLMDIMLPGMDGYEITQAIREYEKANAIESPVPIIAITANTLDNDRERCFKAGMNEYLAKPFTAAQLIEKIRIFIPE from the coding sequence TTGGACATACTACTTGTAGAAGACAACCTATTAAATCAAAAGGTGGTTATATTTAATTTGAAGAAATATAACTTCAACGTTACTGCAGTTACAAACGGACCCGATGCAATTGAAAATGTAATGCAGAACACTTACGATCTGGTGCTAATGGATATTATGCTACCCGGAATGGACGGTTACGAAATAACCCAGGCTATAAGGGAATACGAAAAAGCAAATGCCATTGAATCCCCGGTTCCTATAATTGCTATAACAGCTAATACGCTCGATAACGATCGGGAGCGATGTTTTAAGGCAGGAATGAATGAGTATTTAGCAAAACCCTTTACAGCTGCACAGCTTATCGAAAAAATACGCATCTTTATTCCCGAATAA